From one Nitrososphaerales archaeon genomic stretch:
- a CDS encoding helix-turn-helix domain-containing protein, which produces MLLPSEIETRFLIPAGRSLIARELIKKYNFSQENVASLLGITQAAVSNYISGNRGNDSIIRKGNTQGFGTRDKRHV; this is translated from the coding sequence GTGCTGCTACCATCAGAGATCGAGACAAGGTTTTTGATCCCAGCTGGAAGGAGTCTGATTGCAAGGGAGCTTATCAAAAAATATAATTTCAGTCAAGAGAATGTAGCGTCGTTATTGGGCATTACACAGGCAGCTGTTAGCAACTACATAAGCGGCAATCGTGGCAATGATAGTATCATAAGAAAAGGTAATACCCAAGGATTTGGAACAAGAGATAAAAGACATGTTTAA
- a CDS encoding winged helix-turn-helix transcriptional regulator, which produces MRKIATLDDTDVLILKTLSMYPMINQVELAKKIGLTQPAVSGRLRKLISRGMLSEANMQVSSKALGLKMVKIDMQVKNGSNIFEKFRECPIIAESYLHDNNGMCMIVVGESSQFLSCFVSEHLEKNDNVANIRIETITESLHGFRTSMDMHKKLDIPPCRDHPCNECEYYIDNGGQCVGCPMTKFYKGKMWIQNIL; this is translated from the coding sequence ATGAGAAAAATCGCGACACTGGACGACACCGACGTTCTCATACTCAAGACCCTTAGCATGTATCCTATGATAAATCAGGTAGAGCTGGCCAAAAAGATTGGCTTGACACAACCAGCAGTTTCCGGAAGATTGCGTAAGCTGATCAGTAGAGGCATGCTAAGTGAAGCGAATATGCAGGTTAGTTCAAAAGCACTTGGTCTAAAGATGGTTAAGATAGATATGCAGGTAAAGAACGGCTCAAACATCTTTGAAAAATTCAGAGAATGCCCTATTATAGCAGAAAGTTATCTTCATGACAACAACGGCATGTGCATGATCGTTGTTGGAGAAAGTTCCCAGTTTCTTAGTTGCTTTGTGTCAGAGCACCTAGAAAAGAACGATAATGTAGCTAATATAAGAATCGAAACTATAACAGAAAGTTTACACGGTTTTAGAACTAGCATGGATATGCATAAGAAACTTGACATTCCACCATGCAGAGATCATCCCTGCAACGAATGTGAATACTACATTGATAACGGCGGTCAATGTGTTGGGTGTCCAATGACCAAGTTCTACAAGGGTAAGATGTGGATTCAAAACATTTTATAA
- a CDS encoding nitroreductase family protein, with protein MQLHKIRYVENVGFFDVVSKRHSIRSYRSKAVEEFKIRRILETANSAPSAGNLQAYEIFLVTDKEKKRMLVDAAYGQEFISQAPVVLVFAANPSRSSVKYGERGKLYSIQDATIAAAYAQLCAVALGLGCVWVGAFDEKSLSNVLTLNQLKPVAIMPIGYAAESPEPTERRKLDELVHEV; from the coding sequence GTGCAGTTGCACAAGATAAGATATGTAGAAAATGTAGGATTCTTTGATGTTGTCTCTAAAAGGCATTCTATACGGTCTTACAGGAGCAAAGCGGTAGAAGAATTTAAGATCAGAAGGATTCTAGAGACAGCTAACAGCGCCCCTTCTGCAGGAAATCTTCAAGCATATGAGATCTTCCTTGTTACAGACAAGGAAAAGAAACGTATGCTAGTGGATGCTGCATATGGACAGGAGTTCATATCTCAGGCACCAGTTGTTCTTGTCTTTGCTGCCAACCCTTCAAGATCTTCAGTCAAGTATGGAGAAAGAGGAAAGCTATATTCAATTCAGGATGCTACTATTGCAGCTGCATATGCGCAGCTATGTGCCGTAGCACTTGGATTAGGATGTGTATGGGTTGGGGCGTTTGATGAAAAGAGCTTGTCAAATGTATTGACATTAAATCAATTGAAGCCCGTGGCTATAATGCCAATAGGGTATGCTGCAGAGAGCCCTGAACCAACGGAAAGGAGAAAACTAGACGAGCTCGTGCATGAAGTATAG
- a CDS encoding thioredoxin family protein — MAQDVNAKSWEEKVIRSELPVVVNFWAPQCGFCKWLEPLYERLSDIYKRKMVFLKLNVDDESNHEILHGSSIEGTPTLKFYCNGREVGEHVGYAIEPVLKKKIDTMLEEMESCLKNSTPLKRK; from the coding sequence ATGGCACAGGATGTAAATGCAAAATCGTGGGAAGAGAAGGTGATCAGATCGGAGCTTCCTGTGGTCGTTAATTTCTGGGCACCACAATGTGGTTTCTGCAAGTGGCTCGAGCCTTTGTACGAGAGACTTTCAGACATATACAAGAGAAAGATGGTTTTTCTAAAGCTGAACGTAGATGATGAGAGCAACCATGAAATATTACATGGATCATCGATCGAGGGAACCCCCACACTAAAATTCTACTGTAATGGAAGAGAAGTTGGAGAGCATGTAGGATATGCTATCGAGCCGGTGTTAAAAAAGAAGATAGACACGATGTTAGAAGAAATGGAGTCATGCCTGAAGAATAGCACGCCGTTGAAACGCAAATAG
- a CDS encoding winged helix-turn-helix domain-containing protein produces MAQNNTSKRDRLNILLEILEMANVPIKKTHILYRANINFNQLTTYLNLLLRLEMIEQTKEPFVGYKITGKGRQMLDLFQLNTFDKVIPNIV; encoded by the coding sequence TTGGCGCAGAATAATACATCTAAAAGGGATAGGCTGAATATATTGCTAGAAATACTAGAGATGGCAAATGTACCTATAAAGAAGACCCATATTCTCTATAGGGCTAATATAAACTTCAATCAACTCACAACCTATCTGAATCTGTTATTGCGGTTAGAAATGATAGAGCAGACCAAAGAGCCTTTTGTAGGATACAAGATAACTGGAAAGGGGAGACAGATGTTAGATCTATTCCAATTGAATACGTTTGATAAAGTAATACCTAACATAGTTTAA
- a CDS encoding phosphopantetheine adenylyltransferase, with the protein MQKYNLVAMGGTFDVIHKGHMALLRRAFELSNSVIIGVTSDQFVAKLGKKIQNDYDTRVMNLKKALQTSFPNRTCYIKQLNEEFGPALYTKDVQALIVSTETQRKGAILNEQRAQQGLPPVDVLTVELVLASDGKRISSTRIRNGEIDTEGNLLK; encoded by the coding sequence GTGCAAAAGTACAATCTTGTTGCAATGGGTGGAACATTCGACGTAATACATAAAGGTCATATGGCATTGCTACGGCGAGCATTTGAACTGTCTAATTCTGTAATCATAGGTGTAACAAGTGATCAGTTCGTTGCAAAGCTTGGCAAGAAAATACAGAATGATTACGATACAAGGGTTATGAACTTGAAGAAAGCTCTGCAAACTTCATTTCCAAACAGAACGTGTTACATAAAACAATTGAATGAGGAGTTCGGTCCGGCTCTTTACACCAAAGATGTACAGGCATTGATAGTGAGCACGGAGACGCAAAGAAAGGGTGCAATACTCAATGAGCAAAGGGCTCAGCAAGGTCTACCACCCGTTGATGTTCTTACAGTAGAGCTTGTGCTTGCAAGTGATGGAAAGCGCATCTCTTCAACGCGCATAAGAAATGGAGAGATAGATACTGAAGGTAATTTGTTGAAATAA
- a CDS encoding tryptophan--tRNA ligase, which produces MPDRDDFKVTPWTVEGKIDYNKLVRDFGTELITEELLERVRKHVGELHPFLKLQYFFSHRDFDWILDRYEKGEKFYLYTGRGPSGSVHLGHIMPWLFTKYLQDKFDAKLLFQLTDDEKFLYHDSKSMDEINKYVYENMLDIIAIGFDNKKTKILIDTKHIKHLYPIAVDIAKRITFSTVKAVFGFQNSTNIGMISFPAIQAAPCFLPSRIEGKPTPCLIPAAIDQDPYWRVTRDIAEKMGYYKPAQIHSKFLPGLGTGGKMSSSQPETAIFTTDEPELIEKKISNSFTGGQPTIELQRKLGANADICPVFWYLRYMFENEKNSDERYVKCKSGGLLCHECKHDLIEHVKPYMRDFQERREKAKDRINEFIFE; this is translated from the coding sequence ATGCCTGATCGGGATGATTTCAAAGTTACACCATGGACTGTGGAAGGGAAGATCGATTACAACAAACTTGTGCGAGACTTTGGAACCGAACTTATCACTGAGGAATTGCTTGAGAGAGTAAGGAAGCATGTAGGTGAATTGCATCCGTTCCTAAAACTGCAGTACTTCTTCTCTCACAGGGACTTTGACTGGATCCTTGACAGATACGAGAAGGGTGAGAAGTTCTATCTTTATACTGGACGTGGTCCATCGGGGTCAGTACATCTGGGCCATATAATGCCATGGTTATTCACCAAATACCTGCAAGATAAATTTGATGCAAAACTGCTCTTTCAACTTACAGATGATGAAAAGTTTCTGTATCATGATAGCAAGAGCATGGATGAAATAAACAAGTATGTATATGAAAATATGTTGGACATTATCGCAATAGGCTTCGATAATAAAAAGACAAAGATACTGATAGATACTAAACACATAAAGCATCTTTACCCAATCGCGGTCGATATAGCAAAGAGAATTACGTTTTCAACGGTGAAGGCGGTGTTTGGTTTTCAGAACTCCACGAACATAGGCATGATTTCTTTTCCAGCAATTCAGGCAGCACCTTGTTTTCTGCCTTCTAGGATAGAAGGAAAGCCTACGCCATGTTTGATTCCTGCTGCTATAGATCAGGATCCGTACTGGAGAGTTACTAGGGATATAGCAGAGAAGATGGGCTACTACAAACCAGCACAGATACACTCCAAGTTCTTACCTGGGCTGGGAACGGGGGGAAAGATGTCTTCTTCGCAACCAGAGACTGCTATCTTTACTACAGATGAACCGGAGTTAATAGAGAAGAAAATATCCAATTCATTTACAGGCGGCCAGCCGACGATTGAGCTCCAGAGGAAGCTGGGTGCAAATGCAGACATATGTCCTGTCTTTTGGTATTTGCGCTACATGTTTGAGAATGAAAAGAATTCAGATGAGCGTTACGTCAAATGTAAGAGTGGTGGTTTGCTTTGCCATGAATGCAAGCATGATCTTATAGAGCATGTAAAGCCATACATGAGAGATTTCCAAGAGAGAAGGGAAAAGGCCAAAGATCGTATCAATGAATTTATTTTCGAATAA
- a CDS encoding phenylalanine--tRNA ligase subunit alpha: MTVDVKTLHEIERRLIKALANGKLTFDILTQKTGLNVDQVRRGVEWLKHKNLVNVNEKITRSLSIGSEGVKAAESGLPERRLVNLLLSIKEIAIPDARKQSDLDDIEFNVAISNARTKGWIKIVDGKIVLGDSITESNEERLLSRLSKEKLLVDMLNADELTAYQLLKKRPNFIEEIEVKSVEIELSQNGLAIVDQVMKQTEIERAIDVSAPAPVIYPGRKHPLQDIIDEVREVFIGLGFQEIDGPLVQNSFWNFDVLFTPQDHPAREMQDTFYVANLQANNVADRKIVNNVSSIHRRGWNYRWNIDDARKYVLRTHTTPVTIRYLADNKPDESRVFSVGRVFRNEKLTYKHLAEFYQVEGIVVGSNVTLRDLMGLQTDFYSKMGMRKVKFWPSFFPYTEPSLQSMVYYERLGKWVELFGMGIFRPEVTIPVGVKNPVLAWGGGLERIAMLRYGLDDVRELYSNKISWLRSVAKCQL, encoded by the coding sequence ATGACCGTTGATGTCAAGACATTACATGAGATCGAACGCAGACTGATAAAGGCACTAGCCAATGGAAAACTTACATTCGATATTCTAACACAGAAAACAGGTCTTAACGTAGATCAGGTAAGGAGAGGTGTTGAGTGGCTTAAGCATAAGAACCTAGTTAATGTTAATGAAAAGATCACAAGGTCTCTTAGCATAGGATCTGAGGGAGTAAAGGCTGCCGAAAGTGGTTTACCTGAAAGAAGATTAGTTAATTTGTTACTCTCAATAAAGGAGATTGCAATACCTGATGCTAGGAAGCAAAGCGATCTTGACGATATTGAATTTAACGTTGCCATTTCAAATGCAAGAACAAAGGGATGGATAAAGATTGTTGATGGTAAAATAGTGTTAGGTGATAGTATTACAGAATCGAATGAGGAAAGGTTGCTTTCAAGATTATCAAAAGAAAAACTTTTAGTGGATATGTTAAACGCCGATGAACTAACTGCTTACCAATTGCTTAAGAAACGACCAAACTTCATTGAAGAGATTGAAGTAAAGAGTGTAGAGATAGAACTTTCGCAAAACGGGCTTGCCATAGTCGATCAAGTAATGAAACAAACGGAAATTGAGAGAGCAATAGATGTGTCTGCACCTGCCCCAGTTATCTATCCGGGTAGGAAGCATCCGCTACAGGACATTATCGACGAGGTAAGAGAGGTATTCATTGGTTTAGGATTTCAGGAAATCGATGGCCCCTTGGTGCAGAACAGCTTCTGGAATTTCGATGTGCTTTTCACACCTCAAGATCATCCAGCTAGGGAGATGCAAGATACGTTTTATGTCGCAAACCTTCAGGCTAACAATGTTGCTGATAGGAAAATTGTGAACAATGTTTCAAGCATTCATAGAAGAGGTTGGAACTACAGATGGAATATAGATGATGCACGTAAATATGTATTAAGGACGCATACCACACCAGTTACAATCCGCTACCTTGCTGACAACAAGCCAGATGAGTCTAGAGTGTTTTCAGTTGGAAGGGTCTTTAGAAATGAAAAGCTAACTTACAAACACCTTGCAGAGTTTTATCAGGTAGAGGGAATAGTTGTTGGTAGCAATGTTACGTTACGAGATCTTATGGGCCTCCAGACGGATTTTTATTCAAAGATGGGTATGAGGAAGGTAAAGTTCTGGCCCTCATTCTTTCCTTACACTGAACCGTCATTACAATCAATGGTGTACTACGAAAGATTAGGAAAATGGGTAGAACTTTTCGGCATGGGCATATTCAGACCTGAAGTTACTATACCCGTTGGCGTGAAGAATCCTGTCCTCGCATGGGGCGGTGGCCTGGAAAGGATAGCTATGCTTAGATATGGCTTGGATGACGTAAGGGAACTTTACAGCAACAAAATATCATGGCTAAGGAGTGTTGCGAAATGCCAGTTGTAA
- the pheT gene encoding phenylalanine--tRNA ligase subunit beta: protein MPVVTLYYDRLKKLVGKKGLKEILEMMPYVALDIEEQSNKYVKVEYNPNRPDFSTDYGIARALRGMFGIETGVPKYQQSKGNVLVNVDASVKKVRPFIVSMVALEGRLDDEGIRQIIAMQEDIHEGIGRKRKKVSIGIHNYDVVKSPILYSTENPSSKFVPLNSNKSMSMKEILENIDVGRQYAWILKGHKRFPVIKDAEGNVLSFPPIINSELTKVTESTKNLFIDITATDLKAAEDALAILAITLYEAKFKIQTVKVNYGGKILETPNMKETVKDLKPDYANKLLGLKLNANEIAKCLAKSRIGANMGKNSIKCRIPRYRIDIMHSIDLVEELAIGYGIYNMNATYPRSSSAGARDTIMSILDKLREGLSGLGMIEVMNFSLVSKEVQYSMMKRGMSNILAVEQTKSIEHEVLRDSLIPSLMFTLSKNIHEPYPQRIFEVGKVFFANENNVKEYWSVAGAIAHKDADYTEAKSYLQALLDSLFNIKVETRAVTNVILADGKSAEVVFNDKNIGMIGEIKETIINNFKMRVPVSVFEINMSYLLKI from the coding sequence ATGCCAGTTGTAACATTATACTACGATCGACTAAAGAAGCTTGTCGGGAAAAAAGGTCTAAAGGAAATCCTTGAAATGATGCCATATGTTGCCTTGGATATAGAGGAACAAAGCAATAAGTATGTCAAGGTAGAGTATAATCCAAACAGACCAGACTTTTCAACAGATTATGGAATTGCAAGAGCTCTAAGAGGAATGTTTGGAATTGAAACAGGAGTGCCAAAATATCAGCAGAGTAAAGGCAATGTTCTTGTAAATGTGGATGCGAGTGTAAAAAAGGTAAGACCATTCATAGTATCCATGGTTGCACTTGAAGGCAGATTAGATGACGAAGGAATAAGGCAAATAATAGCTATGCAAGAAGATATCCATGAAGGTATAGGAAGGAAGAGGAAGAAGGTTTCAATAGGGATCCATAATTATGATGTGGTCAAATCCCCTATCCTGTATTCAACAGAAAATCCTAGCTCCAAGTTCGTGCCATTGAATTCCAATAAGAGCATGAGTATGAAGGAAATTTTAGAAAATATTGATGTTGGCAGACAATATGCGTGGATACTTAAAGGGCACAAGAGGTTCCCAGTAATTAAGGATGCAGAGGGAAACGTCCTATCATTTCCCCCAATAATTAATTCTGAACTTACAAAGGTAACTGAAAGCACAAAGAATTTGTTTATTGATATAACTGCAACGGATCTGAAGGCTGCAGAAGATGCACTTGCTATACTGGCAATCACATTATACGAAGCAAAGTTCAAGATTCAAACTGTGAAGGTTAACTATGGTGGTAAAATACTGGAAACACCAAACATGAAAGAAACCGTAAAGGATCTCAAACCTGATTACGCAAACAAACTTCTTGGATTGAAACTCAATGCTAATGAAATAGCGAAGTGTTTGGCAAAGAGCAGAATAGGTGCTAACATGGGAAAGAATTCAATAAAATGCAGAATTCCTCGCTACAGAATAGATATAATGCATAGCATTGATCTTGTTGAGGAGTTGGCGATAGGCTATGGCATATACAATATGAACGCTACATACCCACGTTCTAGTTCCGCAGGTGCTAGGGATACGATTATGTCTATACTGGACAAATTGCGCGAAGGTCTATCAGGTTTAGGCATGATTGAGGTTATGAACTTCAGCCTTGTGAGCAAGGAAGTTCAATATAGCATGATGAAGAGAGGCATGAGTAACATTCTTGCAGTCGAGCAAACAAAAAGTATAGAGCATGAGGTGTTAAGAGATTCTCTTATACCATCGTTAATGTTTACACTCTCAAAAAATATCCATGAGCCTTACCCGCAGAGGATATTTGAAGTTGGCAAGGTGTTCTTTGCTAACGAAAACAACGTAAAGGAATACTGGAGTGTCGCGGGCGCGATAGCACATAAAGATGCTGATTACACAGAAGCGAAATCCTACCTGCAAGCGTTGCTTGATTCATTATTCAACATCAAAGTAGAAACGAGGGCAGTAACTAATGTGATTCTTGCAGATGGCAAATCTGCAGAAGTGGTATTTAACGATAAGAATATCGGCATGATAGGGGAGATCAAAGAAACAATAATTAATAATTTCAAGATGCGAGTTCCCGTATCCGTGTTCGAAATCAATATGTCATATCTTTTGAAAATTTAA